In Pseudomonas grandcourensis, the DNA window ACGACCACCAGTCTTCGATTTCTTCTCGAGCAGCGGTGCGTGAGGAGCGCCTTTATGCAGCTCCTGGTTGACCACCTTGACCACAAAACGGCGGCCAGGGGAAGTCGGTTTGCATTTAACGATTGCCATGATGCACCCCTTCCTTACTCAGCACTGCTGCTGAAATCGAGATCTTGGCCTGGCTGAAGGGAGATAACTGCCTTCTTCCAGTCATTACGCTTGCCCAGTCCGCGAGCAGTGCGCTTGCTCTTACCCAGAACATTCAGGGTAGTAACACGCTCTACTTTCACGCTGAACAGGCTTTCGACGGCCTTCTTGATTTCCAGCTTGGTTGCGTCAGTAGCAACCTTGAAAACGAACTGGCCTTTCTTGTCTGCCAGAACCGTAGCCTTCTCGGAAACGTGCGGGCCAAGCAGAACTTTAAATACGCGTTCCTGGTTCATCCCAGCAGCTCCTCGAATTTCTTCACGGCCGACACGGTGATCAACACCTTGTCGTATGCGATCAGACTAACTGGATCGGAACCTTGCACGTCACGTACATCTACGTGTGGCAGGTTACGAGCAGCCAGGTACAGGTTCTGATCAACAGCGTCGGACACGATCAGAACGTCGGTCAGGCTCATGTTGTTCAGTTTGCCCAGCAGGTCTTTGGTTTTCGGCGTTTCAACGGCGAAATCCTGAACCACGACCAGACGATCAGTACGCACCAGCTCAGCAAGGATGGAACGCATTGCTGCGCGGTACATCTTCTTGTTCAGCTTCTGGGAGTGATCCTGAGGACGAGCTGCGAAAGTGGTACCGCCGCCACGCCAGATTGGGCTACGGATAGTACCGGCACGAGCACGGCCAGTACCTTTCTGACGCCATGGGCGCTTACCGCCACCACGAACGTCGGAACGGGTCTTTTGCTGCTTGGAACCCTGACGACCGCCAGCCATGTAGGCTACGACTGCTTGGTGAACCAGCGTCTCGTTGAACTCGCCGCCAAATGTCAGTTCGGAAACTTCGATCGCTTGAGCGTCATTTACATTTAATTGCATGTCAGCTTCCCCTTAACCGCGAGCCTTGGCTGCTGGACGTACAACCAAGTTGCCGCCAGTAGCGCCAGGAACAGCGCCCTTGACCAACAACAGATTGCGTTCAGCGTC includes these proteins:
- the rplW gene encoding 50S ribosomal protein L23, encoding MNQERVFKVLLGPHVSEKATVLADKKGQFVFKVATDATKLEIKKAVESLFSVKVERVTTLNVLGKSKRTARGLGKRNDWKKAVISLQPGQDLDFSSSAE
- the rplD gene encoding 50S ribosomal protein L4, giving the protein MQLNVNDAQAIEVSELTFGGEFNETLVHQAVVAYMAGGRQGSKQQKTRSDVRGGGKRPWRQKGTGRARAGTIRSPIWRGGGTTFAARPQDHSQKLNKKMYRAAMRSILAELVRTDRLVVVQDFAVETPKTKDLLGKLNNMSLTDVLIVSDAVDQNLYLAARNLPHVDVRDVQGSDPVSLIAYDKVLITVSAVKKFEELLG